TCATAATACAgtccattcatttttatttcaccaGTCTAATTGAAGGATTGTTGTTACaagttttgttttcttatttcctAGTTACATTGGCACAAACTGAGTGTCACAACTGTGGTTGCTGCGCTTCCGGGAAAGAGATCAAATGCAGTAAAAACAGTGCGTTCTGCATGAATGGGTGCCTACATGGATATTGGAATGACACGTGTTCTGAAAAATGTGGATATAACTGTGTAGATTGTCACAGGTGGAGTGGTCAATGCAATTCTTGCATTGATGAATATTGGGGAGTAAATTGCAACAGGAAATGTGGACATCGGTGTAAAACATGCAACATATGGACTGGCTGTACAGCGTGTGACATGGGCTTTTACGGCACCATATGCGAGAACTACTGTGGATACTTTTGTGTAAGTTGTAATAGGAACAGTGGATGCACTGGTTGTATTGATGGTTATTTCCTAAATCAGGAAGTGTGTTCACAATGCCCTTCTAACTACAAATCTTGCATTAGCTCTACAAACTGCACTTCTTGTACGGACGGTCGATTTGGCAATGTATGTCAGTATCAGTGTACAGAACACTGTGTTCATGGTCAGTGTAATACATCAAAAGCTTCATGCCAGTGTTATGCATATTTTATCGGAGAGATGTGTGACCAGTGTGTCGCGGGATACTTTGGTAACGACTGTACACAGATATGTCCCGCGGGATGCTCTGATACATGTTCAAAAACTAATGGCTATTGCACATGCAAATTCGGGTGGATAGGAGATAAATGTGACACATGTGCCTATGAATACTTcggaaaaaaatgcaatgaaacaTGTAATAGTAACTGTGAGGATTGCACTGGGAAATATGAGTGTCATCTTTGTTTACCTGGACGTTATGGTTATTACTGCCAATTCAGTTGTGGGAAAGGCTGCAGAAATGACAGGTGTAGTATAACATCAGGATATTGCGAATGCAAAAGTAATTACTTTGTTGCAACATCATCATCAGGATATTGTCACGATTGTGTTCTGGGCAGGTACGGTCTGACGTGTGAGAAAATATGTCCTCAATCGTGCCTTGCATGCGAACAAGAGCTGAAATGTTCTTCATGCCATGTCGGATACTTTGGGTTATCCTGTGACAAATCATGTCCATATGAATGCGAGGAGAATAATTGCAAGCAAGAGGACGGATCTTGTGTATCATGCAAACTTGGGTATTACGGAGAACACTGCAAAAACACATGTCAGGAGTCCTGCCGATCATGTGATAAATACGGTCTATGTTCCGAATGTAAACCTACATTTTTTTCCCAACAATACCGGACAATGTGAAACTTGCAATTCAAAATGCGTCGCCAATAACTGTGATTCCTCTTCGGGAAGATGCATTCAAGGATGCTATGATGGATACTGGAACCGAACCTGTAACACAGAGTGTGATGCCGCATGCTTCTCTTGCAAACAAACCAATGGATCGTGTTCAAAATGCAAGAACAATACAAGATATGGACCTGACTGTAGACAGGAATGCAGCAATACATGTAAATCGTCAGTGTGCGACGTAAATGGAAGTTGTATAAATGGATGCATTGTAAATACATTCGGCAAGCAATGTGAACAAAGGTGTGGTGAATATTGTTTACGAAAAGACAACCAAACAATTTGTTCTGAAAAGACGGGAATGTGTTTATACGGCTGCCGAACTGGATACACGGGAAAAGATTGTCCACAAGGTAAAACAGGCTTTATTGATATATACCGTCTCTAATTGACTGGGGTATATTATACGTAATTCGGATAATAGGTATTCAAACAAATGATTAACAGTGCAAGACCAACTTGCCCGAAATAATTGACATGTTtgctttatatacatgtgtttttttgtttattttaattttgatcatttaaacGAACGagtattgttaacaaataatgCATAGTTTAAGGTACACGCCACTAACTCTGAACACACTGCGCATTTAtaatttaacttatttgacCCTTCATTACGTCAATGAAATGTCCATACGGTTATGTGGTTGGTTCGAATGCAATATACTTTCAAACTCATTTAAAACTTAGCGaatagtaaaatgttattgCTGGGTTTTGTCTATGAATGCAGATCTGAAACATAAACTACATAATATAAGTACTGATTGT
This genomic stretch from Mya arenaria isolate MELC-2E11 chromosome 10, ASM2691426v1 harbors:
- the LOC128204590 gene encoding multiple epidermal growth factor-like domains protein 10 encodes the protein MSDTLGYPVTNHVHMNARRIIASKRTDLVYHANLGITENTAKTHVRSPADHVINTVYVPNVNLHFFPNNTGQCETCNSKCVANNCDSSSGRCIQGCYDGYWNRTCNTECDAACFSCKQTNGSCSKCKNNTRYGPDCRQECSNTCKSSVCDVNGSCINGCIVNTFGKQCEQRCGEYCLRKDNQTICSEKTGMCLYGCRTGYTGKDCPQDEKPITLSAELGWGLGGGILGLLVIAMLVMGLFRKWRRSNTEHNNLLHDGKL